The Sporohalobacter salinus genomic interval TAAGTGTACTCAAAAAAAGTAATGATCAACCTGTTACTCTCAAAGACTTAAATTTAAACAGTCAATATAAAGGGCTGCCTTCAGAAATTATTAAAGATGGAGAAATCTTAGAACAAAATTTACAACAAAACAACCTTGATTTTAAATGGCTCTATAATGAATTAAATAAACAAAATATAAATGACATTTCTGAAGTAGTATTAGCAAGTCTCAATACAGATGGTTCTCTCTATATTGATTTACGCAATGAACCACCTAATTATAATCAAAAACCAGAAGACTAAATAAAAGACCATTACCTAGCTAGGTAATGGTCTTTTATTACACCTCACAGCATATTAAAGCATCATTATCAAAATTAATCATTTATTGCTATTTTCATTATCATCTTCTCCTTCTTGCTGTTTTTCAACTTGCCGCATTACATGTTGGGCTACTCCCGTACAAACAGATTCATCACGAGAATCTATATTATTATTCTTTGTATTTTTTTCTTCTGACTTAGGCACTCTATCCCTCCTTTATTACTTTACTCTACTTAACCAAATACATAAACAGATTCTTCAGGCTGGTACTGATCATATTTATCTACTTTAACTACTTTATTTTCTTTAATTGACTCTAAAACAGCCAATACTGTCTTTAGATCACCATACTCTATTTGTGGTGGTACTGAAATTAACTCCTGACCAGTTAAACTATTATAAAAGTTCAATAACTCATTATAAAACCCACGTTTTGGTTGATAAGAGATTTTTTCGCTAGTACCATCATTATAAGCTATATTAATTATCCCAGCTTTGCTTTCCTCTAGATAGATCATACCCTCAGTACCAAAAATTCTAGTTCCCACTAAAGGCCGCTGCATCTCTTTCCCACTCGGGAAATAAGAAAATTGACCAACAATACCATTCTTAAACTTCAGATTAATATTTGTTGATGCATAAGGATTAAAATCATCATCTTGAGGTTTTCCCAGAGCATGTAAACTTTCAATTGAACCAAAAATATGACGGATACCAGCTAAATTGTGAATAGCTGAATCCAAAATTCTTCCCCCAGGATAATCAGGATGCTGGCGCCATTCCTTAGCAGCAAATTTATTACCTAACATATCCTCAGTAAAATCGGTTATTTTATTGCTAATAAAGTAAACTACATCACCAATTCGCTGTTCACGAATTAAATCTCGAATAATATTATTTTCTTCATTATAGCGGTAATTT includes:
- a CDS encoding Gfo/Idh/MocA family protein — protein: MEQIKVGIIGCGMAWERLHYPAFQELQDKYRVVACCDVDFDKASKAAEMVSIGQEKAYQDYQTMVNQEELDAVDIIVPIPENFPISEDVAKMGVSVICEKPLATSLEEAEKYSHLADKYGIQIMIAENYRYNEENNIIRDLIREQRIGDVVYFISNKITDFTEDMLGNKFAAKEWRQHPDYPGGRILDSAIHNLAGIRHIFGSIESLHALGKPQDDDFNPYASTNINLKFKNGIVGQFSYFPSGKEMQRPLVGTRIFGTEGMIYLEESKAGIINIAYNDGTSEKISYQPKRGFYNELLNFYNSLTGQELISVPPQIEYGDLKTVLAVLESIKENKVVKVDKYDQYQPEESVYVFG